A genome region from Pseudomonas sp. S06B 330 includes the following:
- a CDS encoding WD40/YVTN/BNR-like repeat-containing protein, whose protein sequence is MTEPCMAGTGGAARVRPWALAASGLLVIAMGLSANTVAAATSEAKVYSTESAKAEKSLLLDVTQAGPRLITVGDRGHILFSDDQGKTWTQAKVPTRQLLTAVYFVDAKHGWAVGHDAQILVSSDGGVTWTKQFEDLQREAPLLDVWFKDAEHGFAVGAYGALLETTDGGKQWLDVADRLDNEDQFHLNGIAQVKDAGLFIVGEQGSMFRSSDDGQTWQKLQGPYEGSLFGVIGTAQPRTLLAYGLRGNLYRSTDFGDSWQQIELKAARGALEFGLASATLLANGNLVLVGNGGSVLRSSDDGQTFSIFNRADRIALAAVSGRNGEGLVLVGQGGVHLASAQGAEGVQP, encoded by the coding sequence ATGACCGAGCCATGCATGGCAGGTACTGGCGGCGCAGCGCGCGTACGCCCATGGGCATTGGCCGCCAGCGGTTTGCTGGTGATCGCAATGGGGTTGTCGGCCAACACGGTCGCGGCGGCAACGTCCGAGGCCAAGGTTTACTCCACGGAATCGGCCAAGGCCGAAAAGAGCCTGTTGCTCGACGTGACCCAAGCCGGCCCACGCCTGATCACTGTCGGTGATCGCGGCCATATTCTCTTCTCCGATGACCAGGGTAAGACCTGGACCCAAGCCAAGGTGCCGACCCGGCAACTGCTCACCGCCGTTTATTTTGTCGATGCCAAGCACGGCTGGGCGGTCGGCCATGACGCGCAGATTCTGGTCAGCAGCGACGGCGGTGTGACCTGGACCAAGCAATTCGAAGACCTGCAACGTGAAGCGCCGTTGCTCGATGTCTGGTTCAAGGACGCCGAGCACGGCTTTGCCGTGGGTGCTTATGGCGCGCTGCTGGAAACCACTGACGGTGGCAAACAGTGGCTCGACGTTGCTGATCGACTGGACAACGAAGACCAGTTCCACCTCAACGGCATTGCCCAGGTCAAAGATGCCGGTCTGTTCATCGTCGGTGAACAGGGCAGTATGTTCCGCTCCAGTGACGACGGTCAGACCTGGCAAAAGCTTCAAGGCCCTTATGAAGGTTCACTGTTTGGTGTGATCGGTACCGCCCAGCCGCGCACGTTGCTGGCCTATGGGCTGCGTGGCAACCTCTACCGCTCCACTGATTTTGGTGACAGTTGGCAACAGATTGAACTGAAGGCCGCCCGCGGTGCCCTCGAATTTGGCTTGGCAAGCGCTACGCTTCTCGCTAATGGCAACCTGGTGTTGGTCGGCAACGGTGGCAGCGTCCTGCGTAGCAGTGACGACGGTCAGACGTTCAGTATCTTCAACCGTGCTGATCGCATCGCCCTGGCGGCTGTCAGTGGTCGCAATGGTGAAGGGCTGGTGCTGGTTGGTCAGGGTGGTGTGCACCTGGCTTCGGCCCAGGGCGCTGAAGGAGTGCAGCCATGA